The Bombus pyrosoma isolate SC7728 linkage group LG3, ASM1482585v1, whole genome shotgun sequence genome has a segment encoding these proteins:
- the LOC122566138 gene encoding uncharacterized protein LOC122566138 isoform X1, with product MFARLCRQAPNGDLKRRHSWSSEVDYQPAETEAVATPGGDPAAPSSDEEDRGSYKEHGCSVQTVDLVADCPLQVVTPSSRSPSPPRSPTPATPSTPFVPPRSMGQRPSTLLRPKISLTWVLRGQQQPASNNSHSTANGNAGGNGDREGLSRDSKERSSKRSVKSVKEKDGCKENVDTEKREKKVLHRIEKIERTEKVEVQEKPIGKEALANERSLDSPLEKQSEKEFSGLKEAKEKEKVKRAVSEPSLVSRESTSTPSGREKHRHRRTKRSHKPRPPSRFGYEIADLDAYLTKASIEKPANIPVVLSFPSVLYQTQGGTQDEMALPLGTVVNAVFKNQTWLYVQTPHGQEGYVGYAACLPLGILPQPTRGPCWEDSTDVFPRPLGNMTDTEKLRDTRSECGARGRNPRVKRGSRDAVSACGERSVDRLYLRAAANARTKGSRHTLLVIRSDYEGQGGNALSVSKGDVVALLSDHVSDWFWVRSRDGREGFIPAVIAGHGFL from the exons GGGACCTGAAGAGGCGACACTCTTGGAGCAGTGAGGTCGACTACCAGCCGGCGGAAACGGAAGCCGTAGCGACACCGGGAGGAGATCCCGCTGCCCCATCCTCGGACGAGGAGGACAGAGGCTCGTACAAG GAACATGGCTGTTCGGTGCAGACGGTGGACCTGGTGGCGGACTGTCCTTTACAGGTAGTGACACCCTCGTCGAGGTCGCCGTCACCGCCCAGATCGCCGACGCCCGCGACGCCCTCGACGCCCTTCGTACCTCCGAGGAGCATGGGGCAACGGCCAAGCACCCTGTTGCGCCCCAAAATCTCTCTGACCTGGGTGCTACGCGGGCAACAGCAACCTGCGTCCAACAACAGTCATTCTACCGCCAATGGGAACGCAG GTGGGAACGGCGATCGAGAGGGCTTGTCGCGAGACAGTAAGGAAAGGTCCTCGAAGAGGAGTGTGAAAAgcgtgaaagaaaaagatggttGTAAGGAGAATGTCGACACGGAGAAGCGAGAAAAGAAAGTCCTGCATAGAATAGAGAAGATCGAGAGGACGGAGAAGGTGGAAGTTCAAGAAAAG CCTATCGGCAAGGAGGCACTGGCCAATGAGAGATCGTTGGACAGTCCTCTGGAGAAGCAGTCAGAAAAGGAATTTTCAGGGCTAAAGGAGgcgaaggagaaggagaaagttAAGAGGGCAGTGTCCGAACCATCTCTCGTATCTCGTGAGTCAACTTCCACGCCTAGTGGCCGAGAGAAGCACAGACATCGAAGAACCAAACGGTCCCACAAACCCAGACCTCCGAGCAGATTTGGCTACGAAATCGCCGATCTTGATGCATATCTCACCAAA GCCTCTATAGAGAAACCTGCCAATATTCCCGTGGTCCTCTCGTTTCCATCCGTCCTATACCAGACTCAAGGTGGTACTCAAGACGAGATGGCTCTCCCTCTTGGAACAGTGGTGAATGCTGTATTCAAGAACCAAACCTGGCTATACGTTCAAACTCCACACGGCCAGGAAGGGTACGTCGGGTACGCAGCTTGTCTACCATTGGGGATATTACCGCAACCAACCAGAGGACCATGTTGGGAGGACTCAACAGACGTATTTCCTCGTCCCTtag GTAACATGACCGATACGGAAAAGCTCAGAGATACAAGATCAGAGTGCGGAGCTCGAGGCAGAAATCCAAGGGTAAAACGAGGTTCTAGGGATGCAGTGTCAGCCTGCGGAGAACGCAGTGTCGACAGATTGTACCTCAGGGCCGCGGCGAACGCTAGAACCAAAGGATCTCGGCATACTTTACTCGTCATACGTAGCGATTATGAGGGTCAAGGTGGGAACGCTTTGAGCGTCTCCAAGGGTGACGTTGTTGCACTACTTAGCGATCACGTCAGTGATTGGTTCTGGGTCCGTTCGCGAGACGGCAGAGAGGGCTTTATACCTGCGGTGATAGCAGGTCATGGCTTCCTATGA
- the LOC122566138 gene encoding uncharacterized protein LOC122566138 isoform X2 has protein sequence MGQRPSTLLRPKISLTWVLRGQQQPASNNSHSTANGNAGGNGDREGLSRDSKERSSKRSVKSVKEKDGCKENVDTEKREKKVLHRIEKIERTEKVEVQEKPIGKEALANERSLDSPLEKQSEKEFSGLKEAKEKEKVKRAVSEPSLVSRESTSTPSGREKHRHRRTKRSHKPRPPSRFGYEIADLDAYLTKASIEKPANIPVVLSFPSVLYQTQGGTQDEMALPLGTVVNAVFKNQTWLYVQTPHGQEGYVGYAACLPLGILPQPTRGPCWEDSTDVFPRPLGNMTDTEKLRDTRSECGARGRNPRVKRGSRDAVSACGERSVDRLYLRAAANARTKGSRHTLLVIRSDYEGQGGNALSVSKGDVVALLSDHVSDWFWVRSRDGREGFIPAVIAGHGFL, from the exons ATGGGGCAACGGCCAAGCACCCTGTTGCGCCCCAAAATCTCTCTGACCTGGGTGCTACGCGGGCAACAGCAACCTGCGTCCAACAACAGTCATTCTACCGCCAATGGGAACGCAG GTGGGAACGGCGATCGAGAGGGCTTGTCGCGAGACAGTAAGGAAAGGTCCTCGAAGAGGAGTGTGAAAAgcgtgaaagaaaaagatggttGTAAGGAGAATGTCGACACGGAGAAGCGAGAAAAGAAAGTCCTGCATAGAATAGAGAAGATCGAGAGGACGGAGAAGGTGGAAGTTCAAGAAAAG CCTATCGGCAAGGAGGCACTGGCCAATGAGAGATCGTTGGACAGTCCTCTGGAGAAGCAGTCAGAAAAGGAATTTTCAGGGCTAAAGGAGgcgaaggagaaggagaaagttAAGAGGGCAGTGTCCGAACCATCTCTCGTATCTCGTGAGTCAACTTCCACGCCTAGTGGCCGAGAGAAGCACAGACATCGAAGAACCAAACGGTCCCACAAACCCAGACCTCCGAGCAGATTTGGCTACGAAATCGCCGATCTTGATGCATATCTCACCAAA GCCTCTATAGAGAAACCTGCCAATATTCCCGTGGTCCTCTCGTTTCCATCCGTCCTATACCAGACTCAAGGTGGTACTCAAGACGAGATGGCTCTCCCTCTTGGAACAGTGGTGAATGCTGTATTCAAGAACCAAACCTGGCTATACGTTCAAACTCCACACGGCCAGGAAGGGTACGTCGGGTACGCAGCTTGTCTACCATTGGGGATATTACCGCAACCAACCAGAGGACCATGTTGGGAGGACTCAACAGACGTATTTCCTCGTCCCTtag GTAACATGACCGATACGGAAAAGCTCAGAGATACAAGATCAGAGTGCGGAGCTCGAGGCAGAAATCCAAGGGTAAAACGAGGTTCTAGGGATGCAGTGTCAGCCTGCGGAGAACGCAGTGTCGACAGATTGTACCTCAGGGCCGCGGCGAACGCTAGAACCAAAGGATCTCGGCATACTTTACTCGTCATACGTAGCGATTATGAGGGTCAAGGTGGGAACGCTTTGAGCGTCTCCAAGGGTGACGTTGTTGCACTACTTAGCGATCACGTCAGTGATTGGTTCTGGGTCCGTTCGCGAGACGGCAGAGAGGGCTTTATACCTGCGGTGATAGCAGGTCATGGCTTCCTATGA